The sequence below is a genomic window from Bos javanicus breed banteng chromosome 5, ARS-OSU_banteng_1.0, whole genome shotgun sequence.
ATGCCACAGAGACCATTAAACTAAAAACTTCCACTGTAGTATCAACAGATATGGAAATTGAGGACCAGAAAAATTACACAGATTGTTCAAAACTGCAAAAGTCTTAAGTGACAGAGTCTATTTTAGAACCATGTTTCCCATGTAAACAAGTGTCTTTGTGCCACGCTTAACCCTCTtgacttgatttttattttgtactcagTTCAGAAGAATTAAATTGATAACAGCAGTCTTCTCTGATAAAGTTCTGTCAAAATCAATACACTGATTATCTTTCATTTCTAAAGATGCTAATATAGGTTTCTGTTGCCACCTGACAGGTTAGACATGTTAAGTACTGGTCTAAGTGCAACACACCAACTGGATTTTCAGTTGAAGATTGTTTTGCCGTGTgcatcatttgtgtttttttatggCTATAATAAAACCTAAAATTTTGACAGTGATGATTGGTATATCAATCTTTACTCCTACATCTTACagttcatcttttatttatttaaaatccagTATctctttattataaataaaaaatactgaaaatagagaaaataataaataatcatgCAAACATTATTAGGAGAATAGTGCATGCACAGAAATACACTTGTCTTTTTCCCAAGGGAGACAGCCTGTTACAAACCACCATCCTCTTTCCTACTTGCACATGAAAGTAAAAACCACTAGCACATTAGCACTGAGTGTTTTTCTCTTAAACATGGTCCCATGATACCTAGGAGGCCAACTGTAAAAAAGTGACAATTTTATTATTTGacagtaaataaatacatcaaaagaTCTGTGTTTAGTTTTGCTGAACTGATATACTgttattcttaatttaaaaattatagcttttTCTTTGGAGAATGTTATCATTTGAGCTTTGACTAATTTTTATGAaaggacatttttcacagaacaaatATGTAAAGAGATTTTTACataaatttttacataaaagaaGAATGTTGTACTAGGAGTCTCTATCTGGAGTTACAGATAACTGGATGAGGTTGTGtatatgcgtgcatgtgtgtatatatacactcaACAAAGTTATACTCAGTCGGATGGCTCATAACAGTGCTTTTTGATCTGGTTGTATCACACAATTCTTTAAACAAAGTTTTCAGTGTTTGTCTTAGTCATCCTTATCACATTCTTTATAATGTATTGTTATAAACTCCTCTATATCCTGGTTCCTTCAAATATCCCTAACACAGGAGGGCCCATCTGAATTCCCAAAGTTCATACCCAAAACTATACATTATAAGACTCAAAGACAAGGCTGCCAGTCATACATTCCTCCCGCAACTATTTACCAAGTCCTTACTGAGCACAGGCACTGTGCCAGGAGCtgttgttcagatcagatcagatcagttgctcagtcgtgtccaactcttttaagaCACTGCCCCAGTGCTCACTGTGTGAGACAGACAAACACATTGAGCTGACCAAACACACTGCACAAGAATGGGGTGCAGAGAAGCGAGGAGGAGGGGGCACCGGCAACAGCCTAGTCTGGCGAGTGCAGCAGAAGGGTACCCAGTGAGGGAGGGGTCTGGAAAAGCAGGAAGGAAAGTCATCCCAGGCATGGCTCTGCAAGGCTGCTGTCCAGGAGTGCTGGTGTCAGACTCTTCaggaccccttggactatagttcaccaggctcctctgtccatgggattgtccaggcaagaatactggagtggttgctataccctcctccgggggatcttccccactcagagatCCAACCCGTTGTCGTTccttggtctcccgcattggcaggcggattctttaccactgcgccacttgggaagccacctgggaagccctcagtgtgACTAGGGGAGTGCAAAGCCCATAGAAAGTAAGGAAGGAGGCAGATGACCTAAAAACATGTGAGAGCTAAGACTGGATGTGATTGAGATCTGAGTGAGCCAAGTTAGAGGCCCAGGGACAGAGCTTCAGGGGGGGGAGTGCAAAGACCCTCGGATAGAAGCGAGGGGAAGGACACCCAGAGCAGGAAGAGTAGTCAGAAGTGTGACGATTTGTCCTGAGGATAAACTATGAGGTTAAAGGGTTGGTGACCTTAAAAAGCAGCGTGAAAGGTATATCCGAGATAAAATAAGAGATTTGATGACCCTACGGAGAAAGAATCGATGAAGTCGCTGAGTCGcgttcgactctctgcgaccccacggactgtagcctaccaggctcctccgtccaggggattttccaggcaagagtactggagtgggttagcatttccttctccaggggattttcccgacccagggatcgaacctaggtcttccacattgtaggcagacgctttaccgtctgagccaccagggaagcccgaaagaATTGAGTTTTGTGTAATGGTACACAAGTTCCATATGGCAGTCTACGACGTATTCTTGAATGAATCAACACATGTCTCTATCTAACCACCAAATTACCTTGGTGGTtaggagagacattacttgcgGACAAAAGTCTGGCtagtcaacactatggtttttccggtagtcatgtatggatgtgagagttgggctataaagaaagctgagtgccaaagaattgatgtttttgaactgcggtgttggagaagactcttgagagtcccatggactgcaaggagatccaaccagtccatcctaaaagaaatcagtcccaaatattcattggaaggactgatgctgaaactccaatactttggccacctgatgtgaagaactgactcactggaaaagaccctgatgctgggaaagactgaaggcagggagagaaggggaagacagaggatgagatggttggatggcatcaccaccacgatggacatgagtttgaacaagctccgggagcaggtgatggacagggaagcctggtatgctgcagtctatggggtcgcaaagagtctgacaaacctgagcgactgaactgaaccaccaagTGGATCAggatcacatttaattttttgctgTGGGAATTTAGATACGGGGACAAGCCTAGGCTTGATGAGTCACGTAGGATACTTCttcaaagcttttttaaaatgccCACTGGGCGGGAAGAAAGAGGTGAGCTTACAAGTTGGGGCCACTTCAGCCTCCCCGCAGGATGTAGTTCAGGCGGGTAACGCTGCAGGACGAAAACTCAATCCACCGCCAAACAACAAAACACTGTTTTCAATATCAGATAGGATAGTAAAGGCCGCACAAAGCACCTCATGTCCTGTTCCCCGAGAGCCTTCTTAACTGTCTTCTACAGCTTGAGGTGTACAGCCGGCAACGCAGGGCTGACTCCAGCGCGCCGCGCAGGCGCAGAACCTGCAGCGTGGGAGGCGAGCCGGGCGTTAAGGACGTTTCCCAGAAGCCCGCGCCACTAGCTGGGGCCCTCCCTCCTGCTCGCAGGCCGCGTGACTTGACTCCGCCCGTCACGTTCTTCCGTCGTAAACGGTGGATTGCCAGCGCCCCCCTGAGGTCTGGTTGAGCGCTGCAGTCGTGCACGCAGGGCCAGTGCGAGCGAGTAGGGAAAGCGCGGAGggtccgccgccgccgccgccgccgccggcgtCACCGTAGCGCGCCGACCTGTGGCGGCGCGGCTTAGCGGAGGGgagcgggggagggggaaggggacgCGCGGAGCGGAGCGGGAGGAGGCCAgacggggcggggggagggggagcagcGGTGGCGCAAGCCGCGCGGAGCAGCGCAGCCCGGGTCCGCTCCCTGCTCCACCGCCGCCACCTCCCGCGCCAGCCAGCAGAGCCGGCGCCTCAGCGCCCCCGGAATACCTCGAAGCGGACGGAGTCCATGTTGGGGAACTTGGCGGCGGCGTGACGGGAACCTGGGGACCTGCAGTggggctgccgccgccgccggagCCTGCGCCTCGACCTCGGCCTGAGGTAAACACGGGCCGACCCCGGGGGCGGACGGGCGCAGGCAGCTGTCGCTGCGGGGTGGGGTGTACGGACTGGCGGAGTGGGGGAGAGGGGGGCCCGGGGCGATGGGAGGGCGGACAAAGTTTCGGAATCTCGCGCGGCCCAGGCGGCGTCCTGCGCTCGGAGGAAAGTTGGAGCCGCCTCTCGAGGCGGGGGAGGCTGAGGCGGGGAGGCCCCCAGTTCCTC
It includes:
- the LOC133248674 gene encoding uncharacterized protein DKFZp434B061-like is translated as MTEKHSTRRHCVCNRFKATRRKWDGVPTARRWRPTRGRPRGGGERNWGPPRLSLPRLERRLQLSSERRTPPGPREIPKLCPPSHRPGPPSPPLRQSVHPTPQRQLPAPVRPRGRPVFTSGRGRGAGSGGGGSPTAGPQVPVTPPPSSPTWTPSASRYSGGAEAPALLAGAGGGGGGAGSGPGLRCSARLAPPLLPLPPPRLASSRSAPRVPFPLPRSPPLSRAATGRRATVTPAAAAAAADPPRFPYSLALALRARLQRSTRPQGGAGNPPFTTEERDGRSQVTRPASRREGPS